The sequence below is a genomic window from Serratia nevei.
ATCCTTTCGCCCCCGGCTTTTTCACCGCCGAAAGTTTTTTTACGCCGCACAGATTGTGGCCCTCGCCGGCGCAAAACGCGGCCATCGGACTCACCCTTTTGGGTAATCCTTCAGCATTTCCTCCTGTCTTTAACGGCGATCACAAAAATAACCGTTCAGATATTCATCATTCAGCAACAAAGTTTTGGGGTTTTTTAACGGAGTTAAAAACCAGTAAGTTTGTGAGGGTCAGACCAATGCGCTAAAAATGACCGCTTAGCATAAATTTTCATGCTGGAACTGTTAACAAAAGGTTTTTTTTATGTTTGTTTGCTGTTTCTCACAGTCTGCGTAAATCCCCACTGGTTATATTGACGACACCCCAAACAGTTGGCAACTTGATAGCCTCAGGGGTAAGAGCGAGAGTTGTTTGAGTGAATTCCACGCGCTCAGACGTCCCCGCCGCGATGCGTTCCATCCGGCATTCTCTCCTCGTACGCCTTCTGCCTTCGGGCGCCGATCGCACAGGCCACGCAATAAAAAATACAGGTCTGGCGGCAATTACACACATCACATCACACAATGGAGCACTAACGATGACACGTTCCTTGGGTAAATCGGGGGTTCTGAAATTCGGCATTGGGCTGATCGCGCTGACCGTGGCGGCCAGCGTTCAGGCCAAGACGTTGGTTTACTGTTCTGAAGGTTCCCCGGAAGGGTTCAACCCGCAGCTGTTTACCTCCGGCACCACCTACGACGCCAGCTCGGTACCGATCTACAACCGCCTGGTCGAATTCAAAATCGGCACCACCGAACTGCAGCCGGGCCTGGCTGAGAAGTGGGACGTCAGCGAAGACGGCAAAACCTACACCTTCCACCTGCGCAAAGGCGTGAAGTGGCAGAGCAGCAAAGATTTCAAACCGACGCGCGACTTCAACGCCGACGACGTGGTGTTCTCCTTTGAGCGCCAGTTGGATGCGAACAACGCCTACCACAAAGTGTCCGGCGGCAGTTACGAATACTTTGAAGGCATGGACATGCCTAAGCTGATCGCCAAGATTGAAAAAGTGGACGACAACACCGTGCGCTTCGTGCTGAACCGCCCGGAGGCGCCGTTCCTGGCTGACCTGGGCATGGACTTCGCGTCCATCCTGTCCGCCGAATATGCCGACGTGATGATGAAAGCCGGCACGCCGGAGAAAGTCGACCTGAATCCGATCGGCACCGGGCCGTTCCAGCTGCTGCAATACCAGAAAGACTCCAAGATCCTGTACAAGGCATTCGACGGTTTCTGGGGCACCAAGCCGAAGATCGATCGCCTGGTGTTCTCCATCACGCCTGACGCCTCCGTGCGCTACGCCAAACTGCAGAAAAACGAATGTCAGGTGATGCCGTACCCGAACCCGGCCGATATCGCCCGCATGAAGCAAGACAAGTCCATCAACCTGATGGAACAGCCGGGCCTGAACGTGGGTTACCTGTCGTTCAACGTCGAGAAAAAGCCGCTGGATAACCTGAAGGTGCGCCAGGCGTTGACCATGGCGGTCAACAAGCAGGCGATCATCGACGCGGTTTATCAGGGCGCGGGCCAGGCGGCCAAGAACCTGATCCCGCCGACCATGTGGGGCTATAACGACGCGGTGCAGGATTACGCTTACGAT
It includes:
- the dppA gene encoding dipeptide ABC transporter periplasmic-binding protein DppA; translated protein: MTRSLGKSGVLKFGIGLIALTVAASVQAKTLVYCSEGSPEGFNPQLFTSGTTYDASSVPIYNRLVEFKIGTTELQPGLAEKWDVSEDGKTYTFHLRKGVKWQSSKDFKPTRDFNADDVVFSFERQLDANNAYHKVSGGSYEYFEGMDMPKLIAKIEKVDDNTVRFVLNRPEAPFLADLGMDFASILSAEYADVMMKAGTPEKVDLNPIGTGPFQLLQYQKDSKILYKAFDGFWGTKPKIDRLVFSITPDASVRYAKLQKNECQVMPYPNPADIARMKQDKSINLMEQPGLNVGYLSFNVEKKPLDNLKVRQALTMAVNKQAIIDAVYQGAGQAAKNLIPPTMWGYNDAVQDYAYDPAKAKALLKEAGMADGFSIDLWAMPVQRPYNPNARRMAEMIQADWAKIGVKAKIVTYEWGEYLKRAKAGEHQTVMMGWTGDNGDPDNFFATLFSCAAAKDGSNYSRWCYKPFEDLIQPARAESNHDKRIELYKQAQVVMHDQAPALIVAHSTVYEPVRKEVKGYVVDPLGKHHFENVSVD